In Fusobacterium nucleatum, the genomic stretch GGGCTATGTTAAGTTTTAAAGTTAGTGTTGTTACACAGATAAAAAAAGTATTAGAACAAGAGGCTGGATATTTAAGACTTAGAACTTCTGAGGGAGATATTGGAATACTTCCAAATCATGCTCCTTACATTGCTGAACTTGCAATGGGAAAAATGGAAATAGAAAGTCCTGAAAAGGATAGAAGAGATGTTTATTTTTTGAATGGAGGATTTATAGAATTTTCAAATAATCAAGCAACAGTAATTGCTGATGAAATTCTTCCAATAGAAAAAATTGATATTGAAACAGAACAAACAAAAATTGAAGAATTGAAGAAGCAGTTAGAAAAAATTTCTGTTGAAGAAGAAAAAGTTAGAATACAAAAGAAAATAAAAGTCTCTTTAAAAAAAATAGAAGCTAAAAATAATTAAAAATAGGAGGCGACTATGAAATTTCATTTTTTACATCAAAATTTTAATGTTTTAGATTTAGAAAAAAGTATAAAATTTTATGATGAAGCTCTTGGCTTAAAAGTTGTAAGAGAAAAAAATGCAAAAGATGAAAGTTATAAAATAGTTTATTTAGGCGATGGAATAACAAATTTTCAGTTAGAATTAACCTGGCTTGCAGATAGAAAAGAAAAATATGATTTAGGTGATGAAGAATTTCATTTAGCTTTTGAAGTTGATAATTATGAAGAAGCATTTAAAAAACATAAAAAAATGAATTGTGTTGTTTTTGTAAATGAAAAAATAGGGATTTATTTTATAACAGATCCTGATGGATATTGGTTAGAAATTTTACCACCTAAGAAGTAAAAAACATTTGGAGGTTGTTGTAAATTTATAACAACCTCCATTTTTTACAAATCCTAGAAAGAAATTTCTCATCTCTATAAGTGGGAGTAGTTCACTCTTGACAAAATTTATAAAAAATGTTAAGCTTATAATATAAATGAACCATCAAGAGAGATTGAGGGACAGGCCCGTTGAGATCTCAGCAACCTACATATTATGTGTGGTGCTAATTCCTGATAGATGGAAAAGATTTTAATACATCTCTCTATCTGGAATTAGGTAGAGATTTTTTATTTTATATTTTAAATTTTAAGGAGGAGCAAATGAAAAAATTTACATATTTTACTTCTGAATTTGTATCACCAGGACATCCAGATAAAATTTCCGATCAAATAGCAGATGCAATATTAGACGCTTGTTTAAAAGATGATCTGAATTCAAGAGTTGCTTGTGAAGTTTTTTGTACTACTGGTTTAGTTGTTGTTGGAGGAGAAATAACA encodes the following:
- the atpC gene encoding ATP synthase F1 subunit epsilon, which gives rise to MLSFKVSVVTQIKKVLEQEAGYLRLRTSEGDIGILPNHAPYIAELAMGKMEIESPEKDRRDVYFLNGGFIEFSNNQATVIADEILPIEKIDIETEQTKIEELKKQLEKISVEEEKVRIQKKIKVSLKKIEAKNN
- a CDS encoding VOC family protein, translating into MKFHFLHQNFNVLDLEKSIKFYDEALGLKVVREKNAKDESYKIVYLGDGITNFQLELTWLADRKEKYDLGDEEFHLAFEVDNYEEAFKKHKKMNCVVFVNEKIGIYFITDPDGYWLEILPPKK